The Opitutales bacterium ASA1 genome window below encodes:
- the uvrA_2 gene encoding excinuclease ABC subunit UvrA codes for MPATDSGFIHVKGAREHNLKNLEVRIPRGRLVVITGVSGSGKSSLAFDTIYAEGYRKYMESLSTQARQVLEQLKRPDVDFIHGLSPVLAIEQRTAGGSPRSTIATVTEIADYARLLWTLDGVAFCPKDGGRIVQQTLDQNVEKLLALAPGTRLVLLAPWMQARPSVLRDEIESLRLRGFQRLRVDGELKSIDDRELIPSGTREVVVDLVIDRIVVGPDQRSRLADSLELAFREGRDRAMALHQPTSASAWSELPLNRNLACEICGDVHEPLGPRSFSFNTTEGACPDCGGLGRRMAFAEELIVPDPDKSVRGGAIKPLRIGGKTLVIRHNALLKQLAEQLPFDAETPWKKLPEETRRQILHGAGERVFSFRARRGKGEVRPFPGVMEILDKARRDSRSDGYRARLTAYQASCDCPTCGGRRLHPRSAAVRVHGSTLPDFLAGDVSAGLRFAESLPGEAAAGTARGEVVAGIRQRLEFLDRVGLGYLTLDREYSTLSGGEAQRVRLATQLGMGLVGVVYVLDEPSIGLHPSDNRNLLRTLVELRDRGNSVLVVEHDEETMLAADEILELGPGAGDAGGRLLFQGTPDEIRDLARSRSRTGAFLARIDTVTRDSVLRPPDDRWLTVRGARQHNLRDVDASFPVGLFTCVTGVSGSGKSTLVNDILAAAAARKLNGAMVVPGAHRSIAGLDEFEKVVRVDQEPIGRSPRSNPATFTKLFDLLRDLFARCPLAKVRGYKPNRFSFNVRGGRCEQCQGDGVIKLDMMFMSDAYTECPSCHGRRYNRETLEVRFAGRNIADVLDMTVTEARTLFRNIPRVMEKLDTLHAVGLGYLRLGQPANTLSGGEAQRLKLSLELSRRQQGGVLYILDEPTTGLHWADIQHLLDLLYKLRDAGNTIVVIEHNLDVVNLADWVIDLGPGGGGAGGRLVYAGPTEGLAACRESLTGGALREWRTRASATVAR; via the coding sequence ATGCCAGCCACGGATTCCGGCTTCATCCACGTCAAAGGCGCGCGAGAGCACAACCTGAAGAACCTCGAGGTGCGCATCCCGCGCGGAAGGTTGGTCGTGATCACGGGTGTGAGCGGCTCGGGCAAGTCGTCGCTCGCTTTCGACACGATCTACGCCGAGGGCTACCGCAAGTACATGGAGAGCTTGTCGACGCAGGCGCGGCAGGTGCTCGAACAACTGAAGCGGCCCGACGTCGATTTCATCCACGGGCTCTCGCCCGTGCTTGCGATCGAGCAGCGCACGGCCGGTGGCTCACCTCGCAGCACGATCGCGACGGTGACCGAAATCGCCGACTACGCACGGCTGCTCTGGACGCTCGACGGCGTCGCGTTTTGCCCGAAGGACGGCGGGCGCATCGTCCAGCAGACGCTCGACCAGAACGTGGAAAAACTCCTCGCGCTCGCGCCCGGCACGCGACTCGTCCTGCTCGCGCCATGGATGCAAGCGCGGCCGAGCGTCCTGCGCGACGAGATCGAGAGCCTTCGCTTGCGCGGATTTCAACGCCTGCGGGTGGACGGCGAGTTGAAATCCATCGACGACCGTGAGCTGATCCCGTCCGGCACGCGGGAGGTCGTGGTCGATCTCGTGATCGATCGCATCGTCGTGGGGCCGGATCAGCGCAGCCGTCTCGCGGATTCGCTCGAACTGGCCTTTCGCGAAGGTCGCGATCGGGCGATGGCACTCCATCAACCGACGAGCGCGTCTGCATGGAGCGAACTGCCCCTCAACCGCAACCTCGCCTGCGAGATCTGCGGCGACGTGCACGAACCGCTGGGGCCGCGTAGTTTTTCCTTCAATACGACCGAAGGCGCATGCCCGGACTGTGGCGGACTCGGACGGCGCATGGCCTTCGCCGAGGAACTGATCGTGCCCGATCCCGACAAGTCCGTCCGTGGCGGCGCGATCAAACCGCTGCGCATCGGCGGCAAGACGCTCGTCATCCGGCACAACGCCCTGCTCAAGCAACTGGCCGAACAACTGCCGTTCGACGCGGAAACGCCGTGGAAGAAACTTCCGGAAGAGACGCGGCGCCAGATCCTGCACGGCGCGGGCGAACGTGTATTCAGTTTTCGGGCACGGCGCGGGAAGGGCGAGGTGAGGCCTTTCCCCGGAGTGATGGAGATCCTCGACAAGGCGCGGCGCGACTCGCGCAGCGACGGCTACCGCGCACGGCTCACCGCGTATCAGGCGTCGTGCGATTGTCCCACCTGCGGCGGGCGACGTCTGCACCCGCGCAGCGCGGCGGTGCGGGTGCACGGCTCGACGTTGCCGGACTTCCTCGCGGGCGACGTGTCCGCGGGCCTGCGATTCGCCGAGTCGCTGCCGGGCGAAGCAGCGGCGGGCACGGCGCGAGGCGAGGTTGTGGCGGGCATCCGGCAACGGCTCGAATTCCTCGATCGCGTCGGGTTGGGCTATCTGACGTTGGATCGTGAATACAGCACGCTCAGCGGCGGCGAGGCCCAGCGCGTGCGACTCGCCACGCAGCTCGGTATGGGGCTCGTCGGCGTCGTCTATGTCCTCGACGAGCCGAGCATCGGGTTGCATCCGTCGGACAACCGCAACCTCCTGCGCACGCTCGTCGAGTTGCGCGATCGTGGAAACTCCGTGCTCGTGGTCGAACACGACGAGGAGACGATGCTCGCGGCCGACGAGATTCTCGAGCTCGGTCCCGGCGCGGGCGACGCCGGAGGGCGGTTGCTGTTTCAAGGCACGCCGGACGAGATCCGCGATCTTGCGCGTTCACGTTCGCGCACGGGTGCGTTTCTCGCTCGGATCGACACCGTCACGCGCGACTCCGTGCTGCGTCCGCCCGACGACAGATGGCTGACCGTGCGCGGCGCCAGACAACACAACCTTCGTGACGTCGACGCGTCGTTTCCCGTGGGACTCTTCACGTGCGTGACGGGCGTGAGCGGCTCCGGCAAGAGCACGCTCGTCAACGACATCCTCGCCGCCGCGGCCGCGCGCAAGCTCAACGGAGCGATGGTCGTGCCCGGCGCACACCGCTCGATCGCGGGGCTGGATGAGTTCGAGAAGGTCGTGCGCGTCGACCAGGAGCCGATCGGCCGCAGCCCGCGTTCGAATCCCGCCACGTTCACCAAGCTCTTCGACCTCCTGCGCGATCTCTTCGCGCGTTGTCCGCTCGCGAAGGTGCGCGGCTACAAGCCGAACCGTTTCAGCTTCAACGTGCGGGGTGGCCGCTGCGAGCAGTGCCAAGGCGACGGCGTGATCAAGCTCGACATGATGTTCATGAGCGACGCCTACACCGAGTGCCCGAGTTGCCACGGTCGGCGTTACAACCGCGAGACGCTCGAAGTGCGTTTCGCCGGACGCAACATCGCGGACGTGCTCGACATGACCGTCACCGAAGCGCGCACGCTCTTTCGCAACATCCCGCGGGTGATGGAGAAACTGGATACGCTGCACGCCGTCGGACTCGGGTACCTTCGACTCGGGCAACCGGCCAATACGCTTTCGGGCGGCGAAGCGCAGCGACTCAAGCTCTCGCTCGAGCTCAGCCGCCGCCAACAGGGGGGCGTTCTCTACATCCTCGACGAGCCGACGACCGGCCTGCACTGGGCGGACATCCAGCATCTGCTCGACCTTCTCTACAAGCTGCGTGACGCCGGCAACACGATCGTCGTGATCGAGCACAACCTCGACGTGGTCAACCTCGCCGACTGGGTGATCGACCTCGGCCCGGGCGGCGGTGGAGCAGGGGGCCGCCTCGTCTACGCCGGACCGACCGAAGGGCTCGCCGCGTGCCGCGAATCGCTCACGGGCGGGGCGTTGCGCGAGTGGCGGACCCGCGCGTCTGCGACGGTCGCGCGCTGA
- a CDS encoding bile acid:sodium symporter family protein, translated as MLLVRRFTLLLCPILVSATLVGLLLAWPAVWQPAAVAAAAALAIGLGAREGTRGYQFTAWIVVAVTAAMIYPSAFLRWGDLDLRNRWVVLFIVQGVMFGMGTQMKLRDFAGVLKMPWGVFVGLLCQFTIMPLVGFGLAKTFSFPPEIAAGIILIGSCSSGLASNVMTYLARANLALSITVTSLATLLAPLLTPMWMKLLAGEMVEVKFLGMMIEIVKIVLVPVGAALLHDYLRTASPRGARIVHWVAGAAALWLAFVVFGGWTWLAERLGPRALLTTSLFGFLLGAVLFGTLYHRIARAWPMLDEKMPILSMFGIVYFTTVTTAAGRDNLLAIGGLLFVAAVLHNSAGYALGYSLSRLLGLDRQSARAVAFEVGLQNGGMASGLAGAMGKLGTVGLAAAIFSPWMNISGSILANFWKRRPPR; from the coding sequence ATGCTCCTCGTTCGCCGTTTCACCCTTTTGCTCTGCCCGATTCTCGTGTCGGCCACCCTCGTCGGTCTGCTCCTCGCGTGGCCGGCAGTCTGGCAACCGGCGGCGGTCGCGGCGGCGGCGGCGTTGGCGATCGGTCTCGGCGCTCGCGAAGGAACGCGCGGTTACCAGTTCACCGCGTGGATCGTCGTCGCCGTGACTGCGGCGATGATCTACCCGTCGGCGTTCCTGCGGTGGGGCGACCTCGATCTACGGAATCGGTGGGTGGTGCTCTTCATCGTGCAGGGCGTGATGTTCGGGATGGGCACGCAGATGAAACTGCGCGACTTCGCGGGAGTCCTGAAGATGCCGTGGGGCGTCTTCGTCGGTCTGCTCTGTCAGTTCACCATCATGCCGCTCGTCGGGTTCGGACTGGCGAAGACCTTTTCCTTCCCCCCCGAGATCGCCGCCGGGATCATTCTCATCGGTTCGTGCTCCAGCGGTCTGGCTTCGAACGTGATGACCTACCTCGCCCGAGCGAACCTCGCGCTTTCCATCACCGTGACGTCGCTGGCGACGCTGCTCGCTCCGCTGCTCACTCCCATGTGGATGAAGCTTCTCGCCGGCGAGATGGTGGAGGTGAAGTTCCTCGGCATGATGATCGAGATCGTGAAGATCGTGCTCGTGCCGGTCGGAGCGGCGCTGTTGCACGACTACTTGCGCACGGCATCCCCGCGCGGCGCGCGCATCGTGCACTGGGTCGCGGGCGCGGCAGCGCTGTGGCTCGCTTTCGTCGTCTTCGGTGGCTGGACGTGGCTGGCGGAGCGACTCGGCCCGCGAGCGTTGCTCACGACGTCGTTGTTCGGGTTTCTTCTCGGTGCCGTGCTCTTCGGCACGCTCTACCACAGGATTGCGCGGGCATGGCCGATGCTCGACGAGAAGATGCCGATACTCTCCATGTTCGGCATCGTCTACTTCACGACCGTCACCACGGCGGCGGGACGCGACAACCTGCTCGCGATCGGAGGCCTGCTCTTCGTCGCCGCGGTGCTGCACAACAGTGCCGGGTACGCGCTGGGTTATTCGTTGAGTCGCCTTCTCGGGCTCGATCGCCAGTCGGCGCGGGCAGTGGCCTTCGAAGTCGGCCTGCAAAACGGCGGCATGGCCTCGGGTTTGGCCGGAGCGATGGGCAAACTCGGTACCGTCGGACTCGCGGCGGCGATCTTCAGCCCGTGGATGAACATCTCGGGTTCGATCCTCGCCAACTTCTGGAAGCGTCGTCCGCCCCGCTGA
- a CDS encoding aspartate/glutamate racemase family protein: protein MKPKTLALVHTSATLVPIFAQLCKEKLPGVATFNIVDDSLVRAIGARGALTADIARRVAGYIESAEAGGADHVLVTCSSIGPAVEAAAPFVAVPVLRVDQPMADRAVAHGGRIGVVATLPTTLHPTVDLVRRRAAIAGREIEATARLCEGAFEALMAGDGATHDAIVSAALKELGSEVDIVLLAQASMARVVDALPAEERRIPILASPPIAIEYLASQL, encoded by the coding sequence ATGAAGCCCAAGACTCTGGCACTCGTTCACACCTCGGCCACGCTCGTCCCGATCTTCGCGCAACTCTGCAAGGAGAAGCTTCCCGGAGTCGCCACGTTCAACATCGTCGACGACAGCCTCGTGCGTGCCATCGGTGCACGCGGCGCTCTCACCGCGGACATCGCTCGACGCGTGGCAGGCTACATCGAGTCGGCCGAGGCCGGCGGCGCCGATCACGTGCTCGTGACGTGTTCCTCGATCGGCCCCGCGGTGGAGGCGGCCGCGCCGTTCGTGGCCGTGCCGGTGTTACGCGTGGACCAGCCGATGGCCGACCGTGCCGTGGCTCACGGTGGTCGCATCGGCGTCGTCGCCACGTTGCCGACGACCCTGCATCCCACGGTCGATCTCGTGCGCCGTCGCGCCGCGATCGCAGGACGCGAGATCGAGGCGACCGCGCGTCTGTGCGAGGGCGCATTCGAGGCGTTGATGGCCGGTGACGGCGCGACGCACGACGCGATCGTTTCGGCCGCGTTGAAGGAACTCGGGAGCGAGGTGGACATCGTGTTGCTCGCGCAAGCGTCGATGGCGCGCGTGGTCGACGCGCTACCCGCGGAGGAGAGACGCATCCCGATCCTCGCGAGCCCACCGATCGCGATCGAGTACCTCGCTTCGCAACTCTGA
- a CDS encoding SGNH/GDSL hydrolase family protein encodes MKTRQGTVRSWRLIASVLASTCLGSWLAPSAGAQTVAAFQDGDRWAVLGDSITHGGSFHQWVDLFYLTRHPDRSVTMLNCGISGDTAAGALQRLEWDVLAKRPTVVSVMFGMNDVGRALYAEGRSGPEVERERRERIDSYRENLRNLVDRLQAAGVRVILFTPSIYDQTAVGESPRLVGVNEALAACAQIVRDTAVATGAGIVDVFALMDRINREQQTTRPEFTIVGPDRVHPEAPGHLVMAYALLRAQQAPRIVARLSIDLASGAVVTENGSAEDVRKQADGGLLFTWGARALPFPVAPEILPAMGLVPFVDELNQEVLTISGLRRGNYELRVDDARVGVFTAEQFAAGLNIATSSDTPQHVQSLDVLRLVEARGELVSENLRRIAQVEFRVAPAVERPVGLDQIKPLVQERLFSLEPGPANASFRRALELYEQRKVRESEAVGSADRLLRLARLTAQPRSHIYLIRPVR; translated from the coding sequence ATGAAGACCAGACAGGGAACGGTGCGTTCGTGGCGGTTGATTGCATCGGTGCTCGCGAGCACGTGCCTCGGATCGTGGCTCGCGCCGTCGGCGGGAGCGCAGACCGTGGCGGCGTTTCAAGACGGCGACCGTTGGGCCGTGCTCGGCGACAGCATCACGCACGGCGGCTCGTTTCACCAGTGGGTCGATCTCTTCTACCTCACTCGCCATCCCGACCGGTCGGTCACGATGCTCAACTGCGGGATCAGCGGTGATACGGCCGCGGGTGCGTTGCAGCGACTGGAGTGGGACGTGCTCGCGAAGCGACCGACGGTCGTCTCGGTCATGTTCGGCATGAACGACGTCGGCCGCGCGCTCTACGCCGAAGGCCGGTCTGGACCGGAGGTCGAACGCGAGCGACGCGAGCGCATCGACTCCTATCGGGAGAACTTGCGCAACCTCGTCGATCGCCTTCAAGCGGCCGGTGTGCGGGTGATCCTCTTCACGCCCTCGATCTACGACCAAACTGCCGTCGGCGAATCGCCCCGTCTGGTCGGCGTGAACGAGGCGCTTGCCGCTTGCGCGCAAATCGTGCGCGACACCGCCGTGGCGACCGGCGCGGGGATCGTGGACGTGTTCGCACTGATGGACCGGATCAACCGCGAACAACAAACCACCCGACCGGAATTCACCATCGTCGGCCCCGACCGCGTGCATCCCGAAGCCCCCGGACACCTCGTAATGGCCTACGCACTCCTGCGCGCCCAACAGGCGCCTCGTATCGTCGCGCGTCTCTCGATCGACCTCGCGAGCGGAGCGGTCGTGACCGAGAACGGAAGTGCCGAAGACGTCCGCAAGCAGGCGGACGGCGGCCTGCTCTTCACCTGGGGCGCGCGCGCCCTGCCGTTTCCGGTCGCGCCGGAGATCCTTCCCGCGATGGGCCTCGTGCCGTTCGTCGACGAGCTGAACCAAGAGGTCCTGACGATCTCGGGCTTGAGACGCGGCAACTACGAACTTCGGGTCGACGACGCGCGTGTCGGAGTGTTCACCGCCGAGCAATTCGCCGCCGGACTGAACATCGCGACGAGCTCCGACACGCCCCAACACGTGCAATCGCTCGACGTGCTCCGGCTCGTGGAAGCGCGTGGAGAGCTCGTATCCGAAAACCTGCGACGAATCGCGCAAGTGGAGTTTCGTGTCGCCCCGGCGGTGGAGCGACCGGTCGGTCTCGATCAGATCAAGCCGCTGGTGCAGGAGCGTCTCTTCTCGCTCGAGCCCGGCCCGGCCAACGCGAGTTTCCGGCGCGCGCTCGAACTCTACGAGCAGCGCAAGGTGCGCGAGAGTGAGGCGGTGGGCTCGGCCGATCGACTCCTGCGGTTGGCGCGGCTTACGGCGCAACCGCGGTCGCACATCTACTTGATCCGACCGGTGCGCTGA
- a CDS encoding four-carbon acid sugar kinase family protein yields MTSHPNRLALAFYGDDFTGSTDALEFLTRAGLRTVLFIEPPNGAEAFDRFGALDAFGVAGLSRSLPPESMRGELRDAFNALRKLGPRHVHYKVCSTFDSSPTIGSIGCAIDVGAEIYGGRFVPVLAAAPALGRYTVFGNHFARVGIGSDGAIHRIDRHPVMSRHPSTPMDEADLRLHLARQTSRKVGLVDILDVASPQPCSVSLALERELGRGASIVLFDALHEQHLSQIGEVLHAEAAKSVGPLFSVGSSAIEMALGAHWRASEARPAAPALDARFDVAPLLVVSGSCSPVTDRQIAHALAAGFESIALDAASLCREPDTRDTRIDDAARHAARMIGAGRNVLVHTSRGKADTRLSTATGSTAETLGRALGGIARQVLANTSCRRVVVAGGDTSSHAARALGIKAVEMLATFSPGAPLCRAHATGSPADGIEINFKGGQVGTDDYFVRLAAGTRSLS; encoded by the coding sequence ATGACGTCCCACCCCAATCGCCTCGCGCTCGCCTTCTACGGCGACGACTTCACCGGCTCGACCGACGCGCTGGAGTTTCTCACGCGCGCGGGCCTGCGCACGGTGCTCTTCATCGAGCCGCCGAACGGTGCCGAAGCATTCGATCGCTTCGGTGCGCTCGACGCATTCGGGGTGGCCGGACTTTCGCGTTCCTTGCCACCGGAATCCATGCGCGGCGAACTGCGCGACGCGTTCAACGCGCTCCGCAAGCTCGGGCCGCGACACGTGCACTACAAGGTGTGTTCGACATTCGATTCGTCTCCGACGATCGGCTCGATCGGTTGCGCGATCGACGTCGGGGCGGAGATTTACGGCGGCCGTTTCGTCCCTGTTCTCGCCGCCGCACCGGCTCTCGGTAGGTACACCGTGTTCGGCAATCACTTCGCACGCGTCGGGATCGGCAGCGACGGAGCGATCCATCGAATCGACCGTCATCCCGTGATGAGTCGGCACCCGAGCACGCCGATGGACGAAGCCGATCTGCGTCTGCATCTCGCGCGCCAGACGTCGCGCAAGGTCGGCCTGGTGGACATCCTCGACGTCGCTTCGCCGCAACCGTGCTCGGTGTCGCTCGCACTGGAGCGCGAACTCGGTCGGGGCGCCTCTATCGTTCTCTTCGACGCCCTGCACGAGCAGCACTTGTCGCAAATCGGCGAAGTGCTCCACGCCGAAGCGGCGAAGTCGGTCGGACCTCTGTTCTCCGTCGGATCCTCGGCGATCGAGATGGCTCTCGGGGCGCATTGGCGCGCGTCGGAAGCCCGCCCCGCGGCACCAGCGCTCGACGCACGCTTCGATGTAGCGCCTCTGCTCGTCGTTTCCGGCAGTTGCTCGCCGGTCACGGACCGACAGATCGCCCATGCGCTCGCGGCCGGTTTCGAGAGCATCGCGCTCGACGCCGCCTCGCTCTGCCGCGAACCGGACACTCGGGACACCCGGATCGACGACGCAGCACGCCACGCCGCCCGGATGATCGGCGCCGGACGCAACGTCCTCGTTCACACCAGTCGTGGAAAAGCGGATACGCGGCTTTCGACCGCGACGGGAAGCACCGCGGAGACGCTCGGCCGTGCGTTGGGTGGAATCGCCCGCCAAGTTCTCGCGAACACCTCGTGCCGACGGGTCGTCGTGGCCGGGGGCGACACCTCCAGCCACGCCGCGCGCGCCCTCGGGATCAAGGCGGTGGAGATGCTCGCAACGTTCTCGCCCGGAGCGCCGCTGTGCCGCGCCCACGCGACCGGATCCCCGGCGGACGGCATCGAGATCAACTTCAAAGGCGGCCAGGTCGGTACGGACGATTACTTCGTCCGCCTCGCCGCCGGCACCCGAAGCCTGTCATGA
- a CDS encoding DUF3656 domain-containing protein produces MSTQSRPELLAPAGNWDCARAAVANGADAIYFGLPAFNARMRADNFTEDDLPELMRFLHGHGVRGYLTFNILVFTGELAEAERFLRVAEQAGVDAIIVQDLGAVRLAAAVAPALEIHASTQMTITSPEGVRFAKSIGVTRVVVARELSLRELAKFRADEPDMLPVETFVHGALCVAYSGQCLTSESLGQRSANRGECAQACRLPYELVVDGATRDLGDRRYLLSPQDLAAIDDVPALIEAGVCSFKIEGRLKTPEYVAAVSQVYRRAIDRALVGGAKYAVPAADRYKLEMTFSRGLFSGWLHGVDHQALVHARFGTKRGPFAGRVARVGSDFVEIAGEGETPLKAGDGVVFDTGANTDDEQGGRIFELRERRLYFQHGKIDFRRIQAGDRVWKTSDPALERDLRKTFEHGVPARSRGVAFVVSGRAGETLRVDAACEGARVEDTTACVLQAARAHALDTAALRAQLGRLGGTGFEIESLENRVEGEVFVPVRELNELRRRLVEKLSSALESRAPGAPPRAQITADVLLAGVREQRRRSVDTPVRLSVLCRTMAQIEAALAAGVDRVYVDFEDIRRYSEAVALGRTRPEIPLLLATPRIQKAGEQGFFKLIENAAPQGVLVRNLGGLAHFQDSRLLRVGDFSLNVANPLTAAVLMERGFDHLTVSYDLNHRQVCDLLEAAPPEWFELTLHQHMPLFHMEHCVFAAFLSNGRTYVDCGRPCEKHDVRLRDRLGVEHPVKVDVGCRNTVYHAKAQSGASYLAEFVARGLRRVRVELVDEDAARTTALLGAYRELLAGALEPAALLSRLKVVGQLGVTEGTLAARL; encoded by the coding sequence ATGTCCACCCAGTCCAGACCCGAACTGCTCGCGCCCGCGGGCAATTGGGATTGCGCCCGTGCCGCCGTCGCCAACGGCGCCGACGCGATCTACTTCGGGCTACCCGCCTTCAACGCCCGGATGCGCGCGGACAACTTCACCGAGGACGACCTCCCGGAGTTGATGCGGTTTCTCCACGGCCACGGCGTGCGCGGGTATCTCACCTTCAACATTCTCGTCTTCACCGGCGAACTTGCCGAAGCGGAACGGTTCCTCCGGGTGGCGGAACAGGCCGGAGTCGATGCGATCATCGTGCAGGATCTCGGGGCGGTGCGACTCGCCGCGGCCGTCGCGCCGGCGCTGGAGATCCACGCTTCGACGCAGATGACGATCACTTCGCCCGAGGGCGTGCGTTTCGCGAAGTCGATCGGCGTCACGCGCGTGGTCGTCGCGCGTGAGCTTTCGTTGCGCGAACTCGCGAAGTTCCGAGCCGACGAGCCCGACATGTTGCCGGTCGAGACATTCGTCCACGGCGCGCTTTGCGTCGCCTACTCGGGGCAGTGCCTCACGAGCGAATCGCTCGGCCAACGCAGCGCCAATCGTGGCGAGTGCGCGCAGGCGTGTCGCTTGCCCTACGAACTCGTGGTGGACGGTGCGACGCGGGATCTCGGCGATCGTCGTTACCTGCTCTCGCCGCAGGACCTCGCGGCTATCGACGATGTGCCCGCGTTGATCGAGGCCGGCGTGTGCAGTTTCAAGATCGAGGGTCGGCTCAAGACGCCGGAGTACGTCGCCGCGGTCTCGCAAGTGTATCGCCGCGCGATCGACCGCGCGCTCGTCGGCGGGGCGAAGTACGCCGTGCCGGCCGCGGATCGTTACAAGCTGGAGATGACCTTCTCGCGCGGGCTCTTCAGCGGATGGCTCCACGGCGTCGACCATCAAGCGCTCGTGCACGCGCGCTTCGGCACCAAACGCGGGCCCTTTGCCGGTCGCGTCGCGCGTGTCGGCTCCGACTTCGTCGAAATCGCCGGCGAGGGAGAAACACCGCTCAAGGCGGGCGACGGCGTGGTCTTCGACACCGGCGCGAACACGGACGACGAACAGGGCGGCCGCATCTTCGAGCTGCGCGAACGCCGGCTCTATTTCCAGCACGGCAAGATCGACTTCCGGCGCATCCAAGCAGGCGACCGCGTGTGGAAGACGAGCGATCCGGCGCTGGAGCGTGATCTGCGCAAGACCTTCGAGCACGGTGTCCCGGCGCGGAGTCGTGGCGTGGCCTTCGTCGTGTCCGGTCGCGCGGGCGAGACGCTGCGCGTCGATGCGGCATGCGAGGGTGCGCGCGTCGAGGACACGACCGCGTGTGTCCTCCAGGCCGCGCGTGCCCACGCTTTGGATACGGCGGCGTTGCGCGCCCAACTCGGACGTCTCGGCGGCACGGGTTTCGAGATCGAGTCCCTTGAGAATCGAGTCGAAGGCGAGGTGTTCGTGCCCGTGCGCGAATTGAACGAGCTGCGACGTCGCCTCGTCGAAAAGCTCTCGTCGGCCCTCGAGTCGCGCGCGCCGGGTGCGCCGCCACGGGCGCAGATCACCGCGGACGTGTTGCTCGCCGGAGTTCGCGAGCAACGTCGCCGGAGTGTGGATACACCCGTGCGACTCTCCGTCCTCTGCCGGACCATGGCGCAGATCGAAGCGGCGCTCGCGGCCGGGGTCGATCGCGTCTACGTCGATTTCGAAGACATCCGTCGTTACTCCGAGGCCGTCGCGCTCGGACGCACGCGGCCCGAGATTCCGTTGTTGCTCGCGACGCCGCGCATCCAGAAGGCGGGCGAGCAGGGGTTCTTCAAGTTGATCGAGAACGCCGCTCCGCAGGGCGTGCTCGTGCGCAACCTCGGTGGCCTCGCGCACTTCCAGGATTCGCGTCTGCTGCGGGTGGGGGACTTTTCGCTCAACGTCGCCAACCCGCTCACTGCGGCGGTCCTGATGGAGCGCGGGTTCGATCATCTCACCGTGTCCTACGACCTGAACCACCGGCAGGTTTGCGATCTGCTCGAGGCCGCGCCGCCGGAGTGGTTCGAGCTGACCCTCCACCAGCACATGCCCCTCTTCCACATGGAGCATTGCGTCTTCGCGGCGTTTCTCTCCAACGGGCGCACCTACGTCGACTGCGGGCGGCCGTGCGAGAAACACGACGTCCGTCTGCGCGATCGACTCGGGGTCGAGCATCCGGTGAAGGTCGACGTGGGTTGCCGCAACACGGTCTACCACGCCAAGGCGCAGAGCGGCGCGAGCTACCTCGCGGAGTTCGTGGCGCGCGGCTTGCGGCGGGTCCGCGTGGAGTTGGTCGACGAAGATGCGGCTAGAACCACGGCCCTGCTCGGCGCGTATCGCGAGCTGCTCGCGGGCGCGCTCGAGCCGGCGGCGTTGTTGTCCCGCCTGAAGGTCGTCGGCCAGCTCGGGGTGACCGAAGGAACGCTCGCGGCGCGCTTGTGA